A single genomic interval of Plodia interpunctella isolate USDA-ARS_2022_Savannah chromosome 14, ilPloInte3.2, whole genome shotgun sequence harbors:
- the LOC128675575 gene encoding solute carrier family 41 member 1-like has product MNRSKNNSAKISKSLISEEDMDADGYRLINSENKPPDIKYNKENAWIAGVQMFISFLVAGFGMVAASLLLDFVQHWPVFKEVSEVYILVPALLGLKGNLEMTLASRLSTHAHLGHLDTHLGELVFGNLCLIQCQAVLVGFLAAMAAVAMGWIPYGEFDIHHAMLLCASSILTASLASFVLGLIMIGVVVISKMMNINPDNIATPIAASLGDLTTLALLSWIASLLYNLLGTSIVLSSVIVIIGAALVPVCGYIAWKNQFTRQALDEGWVPVVSAMVISSAGGLILDYTVSRYKGVAVFQLVINGIGGNMVAVHASRLSTSLHTGQKESSVLSKTTKLLLVMVIPGQLIFLYTIGFLRAGHTSLTVVFILVYMAAALTQVFLLLTISYYLVMWMWKLGMDPDNSAIPYLTALGDLLGTALLGLAFVILDLIGDKDADLGD; this is encoded by the coding sequence ATGAACAGAAGTAAGAACAATAGTGCCAAAATCTCAAAGTCTCTTATTTCTGAAGAAGACATGGACGCTGATGGATATAGACTCATAAACAGTGAAAATAAACCACctgatattaaatataataaagaaaatgcaTGGATTGCTGGAGTGCAAATGTTTATATCATTTCTGGTAGCTGGGTTTGGCATGGTAGCTGCCAGTCTTCTACTGGATTTTGTACAACATTGGCCTGTTTTCAAGGAAGTCTCAGAAGTTTACATCTTGGTGCCAGCTCTTTTGGGACTGAAGGGTAATTTGGAAATGACATTAGCATCACGTTTATCAACCCATGCACATTTAGGACATCTTGATACACATTTGGGTGAATTAGTTTTTGGTAACCTTTGCCTTATACAGTGTCAAGCTGTATTGGTTGGGTTCCTAGCTGCAATGGCTGCTGTTGCAATGGGCTGGATACCGTATGGAGAGTTTGACATACATCATGCAATGTTACTGTGTGCTTCCAGTATTCTCACGGCATCATTGGCTAGTTTTGTGCTGGGTCTCATCATGATAGGTGTAGTTGTTATCTCGAAAATGATGAATATAAACCCAGACAATATTGCCACACCAATAGCTGCTAGTCTGGGTGATTTGACAACCTTGGCACTGTTATCTTGGATAGCATCCCTATTGTACAATCTACTTGGCACAAGTATTGTACTATCAtctgttattgttattattggcGCAGCTTTAGTCCCTGTGTGTGGGTATATTGCTTGGAAAAATCAATTCACAAGACAGGCCCTTGATGAAGGCTGGGTGCCTGTTGTATCTGCAATGGTAATAAGCAGCGCTGGTGGCCTAATATTAGATTATACTGTATCAAGATATAAAGGGGTTGCAGTATTTCAGCTAGTGATAAATGGTATAGGTGGCAATATGGTTGCTGTACATGCCTCGAGATTATCAACATCATTGCACACGGGCCAAAAGGAGAGCTCAGTATTAAGTAAAACTACTAAATTGTTATTAGTGATGGTGATACCTGGACAACTAATATTCTTGTATACAATAGGTTTCTTGAGAGCTGGTCACACATCATTGACTGTTGTATTTATATTGGTTTACATGGCTGCTGCTCTGACACAAGTATTCTTACTGCTTACCATCAGTTACTACTTGGTTATGTGGATGTGGAAATTGGGAATGGATCCTGACAACTCTGCTATACCATATCTGACTGCTCTTGGTGATTTACTTGGTACTGCATTGTTGGGTCTTGCTTTTGTAATTCTCGATTTAATAGGAGATAAAGATGCTGACTTAGGAGactga
- the RpL37A gene encoding large ribosomal subunit protein eL43: MAKRTKKVGITGKYGTRYGASLRKMVKKMEVTQHAKYTCSFCGKDAMKRSCVGIWSCKRCKRTVAGGAWVFSTTAASSCRSAVRRLREVK; this comes from the exons ATg GCCAAACGCACGAAGAAGGTTGGAATTACAGGCAAATATGGAACGCGTTATGGTGCTTCCCTACGTAAAATGGTCAAGAAAATGGAAGTGACCCAGCATGCTAAATACACTTGCTCTTTCTGTGGAAAG GATGCAATGAAGAGATCTTGTGTTGGTATCTGGTCATGCAAGCGCTGCAAGAGGACTGTAGCAGGAGGCGCCTGGGTGTTCTCTACAACAGCTGCTTCCTCCTGCCGATCAGCAGTGAGGAGGTTACGTGAAGTCAAGTAA